The genomic segment taatagatatatatttataaatgaattaatccacatttattcTATCAACACAACTTTATCTACAATTATTAAATGACATGTTCACATTAAAAGGCAAAGGTTCATAGAACCTATACATATTTTCGAAATACCCTATtgtaatgcaaaaaaaaaaaaaaaaatccaataatattttgaaatttataattttgtacatcaaagataattattatggATGTAAATTGTTCAACTTCCCATATTAGTTTATGATATTcgctatttttttattaatttttaattgttattatctaaatcctattaatttttattatgtttaaatataatataatactttcaaattttcaaccaccccactaattatattaaatgcacatctcaTATTTAAATACTCTAACTAACCATCTATAAcctagcattaaaataaaaaaaattaatattgcacaattgtggttctctaaaccctaatttcgaaatttgtaatgaaaaatttgaaaattataacaattatattattacacattaattagggtttacactaattactattttgaacaattaattattgaatatatgttaaatattaaatgcacatcttcatattcaaagactctaaccaactatctatatcctaacattaaataaaaaaaaaacattaatattgcacaattgtggttctctaaaccttaatttcgaaatttgtaaagaaaaatttaaaaattataacaattatattattatacattaattagggtttacactaattactattttgaataattaattattgaatatatgttaaatattaaatgcacatcttcatattcaaagactctaaccaactatctatatcctagcattaaataaaaaaaattaatattgcacaattgtggttatctgaaccctaatttcgaaaattataatgaaaatttcgaaatattattggatttatacatattttctaaaatttcaaaattatattaaatcctattataattttgaaatttgtaagtatcaacttttcaaccacttcactaattatattaattaatgctattataatttcgaaatttataagcatcaacttttcaaccactccactaattatattaaatgttataataatttctaaaaatttaagtgTAGTTCTATTGGTTAAACATTCTGGTGATTCTTAATTACAAAGCAAATGTTCATAGAACCTACACATATTTTCGAAATTACCTATTATTAtgccaaaaattatatataattattaaaattacaacTTTTCAACTTCCCATCAAACACAATGGTTTCAAAAATGATTTAGTATTCTTAAAAGAAATTATAACAATTAcattattatacattaattagggcttacactaattactattttggagaattaattattgaaaatatgttaaatattaaatgcacatcttcatattcaaagactctaactaactatctatatcctaacattaaaaaaaaattaatattgcacAACTGTggttatctaaaccctaatttcaaaaattctaatgcaaatttcgaaaattataatgaaaattttgaaatattatttttcaaaatttcacaattatattaaatgctattataatttcgaaatttgtaagtatcaacttttcaaccaccccactaattatattaattaatgatattataatttcgaaatttataagCATCAACTTTTCAAtcaccccactaattatattaattgatgcaaatttaataatataatcagtttaaatataaaaaatattgaatAGTGCTACACACCATtcgaaaaaaaaatcagaaggaATAGGCTGGAGAAATGACTAGTTACGAAAATGGTTTGGAAGCTGAACAAGAAGATACAAAATCATTATCTTCTGAACATGAAGTAGACCCTGCTAGGGGAACACGTTTGGAAGAGACAAATGATGAAGACGTACCAGAAGACAATGTTGAATGTGGCATTATTGAAGAATGGACCGAACCTGATATTGCACAATGGAGGAGCTTGCTTCAATTTTTGGATATTGACAAAGAACCAGAACATATTCAGTTTTCGGACTTCGAAAGGAAGGAGTTTGTAAGTATTGAACAAGCagaatctttttattttttgtatgcgAAAATGATGGGGTTTAGTGTTAGAAAAAAACTGAAGAGGGAGGACAAAAAAGGAATTTTACACATTAGAAGTTGGGTGTGTTCAAACGAAGGTTTTAGAGAACAAAAATATTGTAATCTTGATAATAGGTGTAAAGAAGCTCGTGCTCTAACAAGAACAGGTTGTAATGCAGAGTTTAGAATAAATTTAAATAGGGAAACTAACCACTGGATTACAAAGTGTTTTAATAACCACCACAACCATAAGTTTGCCTTCTTTCGTGAAAAACCATTTCTTAGATCTCATAGAATATTTAGGGACGAGATGAGGGAACAAGTTATGTCAATGAAGAGAGCCGGAATTAAGACATCCAAAATTTGGAATTACATGGTAGAAGTTCATGATGGTTGGGAAAATGTGGGATGTATCAAAGATGACTTGTACAAGGGAATCTGTAAAAAATATTCAACTTGGGATGATTGTGACACGTCCACAGCAATGGGTTATCTCGAAGCAAAAAAGGGCCGGACAACATGTTTTTCTACAAGTATGATGTAGATAACGAAAATAGATTGAAAAATTTATTCTGATCTGACGGGACTTCCCAGGTTGATTACcaattatttggtgattgttTGGCTTTTGATTCTACTTACAAAACCAATaggtatttttaatttttttttttaccttataTCAATTTCTTAGTAAAAtatcaaatattatattaattttttgt from the Humulus lupulus chromosome X, drHumLupu1.1, whole genome shotgun sequence genome contains:
- the LOC133805911 gene encoding protein FAR1-RELATED SEQUENCE 5-like gives rise to the protein MTSYENGLEAEQEDTKSLSSEHEVDPARGTRLEETNDEDVPEDNVECGIIEEWTEPDIAQWRSLLQFLDIDKEPEHIQFSDFERKEFVSIEQAESFYFLYAKMMGFSVRKKLKREDKKGILHIRSWVCSNEGFREQKYCNLDNRCKEARALTRTGCNAEFRINLNRETNHWITKCFNNHHNHKFAFFREKPFLRSHRIFRDEMREQVMSMKRAGIKTSKIWNYMVEVHDGWENVGCIKDDLYKGICKKYSTWDDCDTSTAMGYLEAKKGRTTCFSTSMMYGKPLVILLGSNNHNKTCVFGAALLDNETSTTYDWVLETFLECMGGKMPSAVLTDGCKAMNKALDNIMPGVPHRICSWHILKNAMHHVHNIAFHQELKKFIFRYYKEEEWEDNWKVTVNKYRLTRNAWVEAQYGTRKQWADTFLRGIYFGGATATGRCESMNAFLKRDLQNKIPLWMFIRHFDHALSMLRYNEMKDVKNALD